Part of the Paroedura picta isolate Pp20150507F chromosome 3, Ppicta_v3.0, whole genome shotgun sequence genome is shown below.
TGATAGTGTCAACCCGTACTAGGGGTGCCAGGTGCCGCCACACtatcaatgggggaggggagctttctCTGGGAACTTCCCCATCCCCGGAAGAGAGTCCAGCGTGCTGATGTTGGCATGTCAGggatgatgctctggcttttgggggaactctatggtaaaaaatcagCCTCAAATCATACAGTTGTGCCCAAAATCTGGAGCGTTGCCCCCAGAAGACCCCGGAGCACCAAAGTCACTTCAGGGTGACGTCAGCATGCCAGGACGTTCTTTCTGGTCCTGGTGAGTGTGGAGTGTGTGtctgaaacccccaaagtggggaGAGCAACATCAAAGCAGAGGGTTCCTGCAGGTTCAGtggggggtctggcatccctaccccgtactggatttatttatttatttattatatttataggccGCCGCTCTTCGGACAGCCAGCTTGCGGCCACtaacaacaaatttaaaacagaGAGTTAAAATTTAGAAAAACCTAGACACAATGGActaaaacataaacataaatcCCCCCATACAGCTTCCAGCTTCCATTCCCAGGTAAATGTAGATGTTACTTAATTGGAGCATGTCAGAAGAGGATATTCctttggcctggcctcaacccaagatattcctttggcctggcctcaaccaaaagcctgacggagtcttacaggccctgcggaactgcactAGCTCCAGCAAGCCCAGTAGCTCTTCTGgacgctcattccaccaggcagtggCCAGACGTAGATGTTCAAATCGATGATAGCAAATTAATCTCCTTACCCATTTGGTTGCCTCAAGCAAAATAAACCCCGCAGGATCCTCATCCATCAAGGGAGGACATAGATGGTTGTCTGAAGTACTAAGGAACAGGCCTTTGTGACTCAATCCACTCACCTGCTCTTGTGGCCTCATGGCCTCATTCTGCTTCAAGACGAAATCTTCCGCCAGGGCTACCGCCTGGGGACAGGTCTCAGGGCCGCGTTCCCGGACCCAGACCTGCATTTCCGGGGGCAGGACggtcaggaactgctccaggaccAGCAGCTCCACGATCTCCTCCTTGGTGTGCGTTTCCGCTTTCAGCCACTGACGGCACAGCTCCCGGAGTCGCCCGTAAACGGCTCTCGGCCCTTCCACCTCCTGGTAGCAGAACTGCCTGAAGTGCTGGCGCTGCCTCTCCCTCAGGGCGGCTTCCCTTTGCAAGATGGCGGCCTTCACCTTCCCATAATCCTCTCTGTCTCGGGCACCGAGGCTGCTGAAGGCGTCTCCGCTGAGGGCTGGCAGGAGGAGGGTCACCCACTTGTCACGGGGCCAGTGGCACACTGACGCCATTTGCTCAAAGGAGGCCAGAAAAGCCTTAGCATCTTCCCATGGGGTCGGCTCCTCACACACCTGTGCATTCCCCCAGCCCAAGTGAGGGGCCTGTAGGGCCCCCAGGAACTCCTCCCACTGGGTCTCCCAATGCTGCTGCGTCCCTTCCTCGGGTTCCTTTTTTACAAGGGGCGGAGATATTGCCCTCTCCAACTCCCCAATACTCCCTACGTGCAGAATCTGTGGGGGTTTGGCCCCCTCCATCTGGGAACACAACTCTTCCTGCTTCACCTGCTGTGGGACGAAGGTGTCCCCGTCCTCAACCGACATATTCACCTTCACCTCCACACACTCGCTCTCCATCGTGCAGTTCAAAGGTCGGAGCGTGGGGAAACTTTGAGCCTCTGAACTGGTTTATTCTACTCCAATCTGTGTCGTGGCCTTCCCATTTCCCTCGGCTCTGGATTCGTCTCTCTCCAAATGGTGATGCAGAtgttctacagaaagaaaagggcccagttatagaatcacagaaccgtagagttggaaggggccacataggtcGTCTAGATTCTGGTTCAACTCCCTGCCCGGtgcaggatcggcctcaagcacccaggataagtatctgtccagctgctgcttgaagactgccagtgagggggagcgacCCACCTTCTtcagcagccagttccactgctgaactactgactgtgaatccccccccccccaatatctagcacaggggtagtcaaactgtggccctccagatgtccatggactacaattcccaggagcccttgccagcattcgccagcgaatgctggcaattgctcctgggaattgtagtccatggacatctggagggccgcagtttgactaccccttgtcctAACAT
Proteins encoded:
- the LOC143834107 gene encoding uncharacterized protein LOC143834107 gives rise to the protein MESECVEVKVNMSVEDGDTFVPQQVKQEELCSQMEGAKPPQILHVGSIGELERAISPPLVKKEPEEGTQQHWETQWEEFLGALQAPHLGWGNAQVCEEPTPWEDAKAFLASFEQMASVCHWPRDKWVTLLLPALSGDAFSSLGARDREDYGKVKAAILQREAALRERQRQHFRQFCYQEVEGPRAVYGRLRELCRQWLKAETHTKEEIVELLVLEQFLTVLPPEMQVWVRERGPETCPQAVALAEDFVLKQNEAMRPQEQAMGKCR